One Streptomyces drozdowiczii DNA segment encodes these proteins:
- a CDS encoding ABC transporter substrate-binding protein yields MNERTVWQFTDDRGQLSATGERPQRVLAYIQAGATLWDHGIRPAGLFGSGHDDPAAPDPAKTGSLPLDGIAYAGAGAALDVDALLRCAPDLVVAVSYGGGQVYGLDPETAKHLEGQLPVVVIDVGQARTLADIGDRFTELARSLGAEEPASATRELDAARARLRALTAGPDRARVLALSPADQEQAYLARPRMWPELRVLADLGVGLIEPAEGPGANWSTTGWTEAAALRPDVVLADIRVNAVPLAELRDNAEWAAVAATARVVPWNPEPVCSAHAHARFLELVADALDSPGTA; encoded by the coding sequence GTGAACGAGCGGACCGTGTGGCAATTCACCGACGACCGGGGGCAGTTGTCGGCAACCGGCGAGCGCCCGCAACGGGTGCTCGCGTACATCCAGGCCGGCGCGACCCTGTGGGACCACGGGATACGCCCGGCCGGGCTCTTCGGCTCCGGCCACGACGACCCGGCCGCCCCCGACCCCGCGAAGACCGGGTCGCTCCCGCTCGACGGCATCGCCTACGCCGGTGCCGGGGCCGCCCTGGACGTGGACGCCTTACTGCGCTGCGCACCGGACCTCGTCGTCGCCGTCAGCTACGGCGGCGGCCAGGTCTACGGCCTCGACCCGGAGACCGCCAAGCACCTGGAGGGCCAGCTCCCGGTCGTCGTCATCGACGTCGGCCAGGCGCGCACCCTCGCCGACATCGGCGACCGGTTCACGGAGCTGGCCCGCTCGCTCGGCGCGGAGGAACCGGCCTCGGCGACCCGGGAACTGGACGCCGCCAGGGCCCGCCTGCGCGCCCTCACCGCGGGCCCGGACAGGGCGAGGGTCCTCGCCCTGTCCCCGGCGGACCAGGAGCAGGCCTACCTGGCCCGCCCCCGCATGTGGCCCGAACTCCGGGTCCTCGCGGACCTCGGCGTCGGCCTGATCGAACCCGCCGAGGGCCCCGGGGCCAACTGGTCCACGACCGGCTGGACCGAGGCCGCCGCCCTGCGCCCCGACGTCGTCCTCGCCGACATCCGGGTCAACGCGGTCCCGCTCGCCGAGCTGCGCGACAACGCCGAGTGGGCGGCCGTCGCCGCGACGGCCCGGGTGGTCCCGTGGAACCCGGAACCGGTGTGCAGCGCCCACGCCCACGCCCGGTTCCTGGAGCTGGTGGCCGACGCGCTGGACTCTCCGGGCACGGCCTGA
- a CDS encoding ABC transporter ATP-binding protein, translating into MTGAGTTDEGLRAERVAREAGGRLLLDGVTLAPEPGTTVGLIGPNGSGKSTLLRILAGVLAPHTGVVTLDGAPLPEVGRRAVARRVAVVDQHAATQDELSVLDVVRLGRIPHRRAWSAPTEADAAAVDEALERTGLTDRRDQSWHTLSGGERQRVQIARALAQRPRELLLDEPTNHLDIQHQLELLALVASLPLTAVVALHDLNLAAMFCDRIVVLSGGRAVAGGTPAQVITEELIEEVYRVRSVVTPDGPQGRPSVRFLP; encoded by the coding sequence GTGACCGGGGCCGGGACGACGGACGAGGGCCTGCGGGCCGAGCGGGTCGCCCGGGAGGCCGGCGGCCGCCTCCTCCTGGACGGCGTGACACTCGCGCCGGAGCCCGGCACCACCGTGGGCCTGATCGGCCCCAACGGCTCCGGCAAGTCCACGCTGCTGCGCATCCTCGCCGGGGTCCTCGCCCCGCACACGGGCGTCGTCACCCTGGACGGCGCTCCGCTGCCCGAGGTCGGCCGCCGCGCGGTGGCCCGGCGCGTCGCCGTCGTCGACCAGCACGCCGCCACCCAGGACGAGCTGAGCGTCCTGGACGTCGTACGCCTGGGCCGCATCCCGCACCGGCGCGCCTGGTCGGCACCGACGGAGGCGGACGCGGCGGCGGTGGACGAGGCGCTGGAACGTACCGGGCTGACCGACCGGCGCGACCAGTCCTGGCACACACTGTCGGGCGGGGAGCGCCAGCGCGTCCAGATCGCCCGCGCGCTCGCCCAGCGGCCGCGCGAACTCCTCCTCGACGAGCCGACCAACCACCTCGACATCCAGCACCAGCTGGAACTGCTCGCCCTGGTCGCCTCGCTCCCGCTGACCGCCGTCGTCGCCCTGCACGACCTCAATCTGGCCGCCATGTTCTGCGACCGGATCGTGGTGCTCAGCGGCGGCCGGGCGGTCGCGGGCGGGACACCCGCGCAGGTCATCACCGAGGAACTGATCGAGGAGGTCTACCGGGTGCGGTCCGTCGTCACACCGGACGGCCCGCAGGGGCGGCCCTCGGTGCGCTTCCTGCCCTGA
- a CDS encoding acyl carrier protein, with amino-acid sequence MSTIHPRITDVLSRTFKVPVAEILPDSTMDSLDMDSLAAAEFAVVLRETTGVELDTGTLTRGTTLAELTAHLHASAGAR; translated from the coding sequence ATGAGCACGATCCACCCCCGCATCACCGACGTACTCAGCCGTACCTTCAAGGTGCCCGTGGCCGAGATCCTCCCGGACTCCACGATGGACAGCCTGGACATGGACTCCCTCGCGGCCGCCGAGTTCGCCGTCGTCCTCCGGGAGACCACCGGGGTCGAGCTGGACACCGGCACCCTGACCCGGGGGACCACCCTTGCCGAGCTCACGGCGCACCTGCACGCGTCGGCCGGCGCCCGATGA
- a CDS encoding carbohydrate kinase family protein, giving the protein MPDRPDFLVIGECVADIVRVPGAPDRVHPGGSPANLAYGLARLGHDAELLTQLGRDDNGRLIRAHLTGAGVEVLTDGAPGPTPSAVVTLDGEGRAAYAFDIAWTLGQVALDRQPRHVHTGSIAAVTEPGAATVLAAVESLRTAATVSYDPNVRPALMGDHGTAVRRVERCVGLSDVVKASDEDLDWLYPGQDPADAARRWLASGPALVLVTRGGDGATAILPGGQVDIGALPAEVVDTVGAGDAFMSGTLHALAAHGLLGASGRKRLRSPERGTVSDVLRHAAASAAVTVARAGANPPDEAELRGALGTA; this is encoded by the coding sequence ATGCCCGACCGCCCCGACTTCCTGGTCATCGGTGAATGCGTCGCCGACATCGTCCGCGTCCCGGGCGCCCCCGACCGGGTGCACCCCGGGGGCAGCCCGGCCAACCTGGCGTACGGCCTGGCCAGGCTCGGCCACGACGCGGAGCTGCTGACCCAGCTGGGCCGGGACGACAACGGACGGCTGATCCGCGCGCATCTCACCGGGGCGGGCGTCGAGGTGCTGACGGACGGAGCCCCCGGCCCCACCCCGTCGGCCGTCGTCACCCTGGACGGCGAGGGCCGCGCCGCGTACGCGTTCGACATCGCCTGGACGCTCGGGCAGGTCGCCCTCGACCGGCAGCCCCGGCACGTCCACACCGGGTCGATCGCGGCGGTGACCGAACCCGGGGCGGCCACGGTGCTCGCCGCCGTCGAGTCGCTGCGGACGGCCGCCACCGTCAGCTACGACCCCAATGTGCGGCCCGCGCTGATGGGGGACCACGGCACCGCCGTGCGCCGGGTCGAGCGGTGCGTGGGCCTCAGCGACGTCGTCAAGGCCAGCGACGAGGACCTGGACTGGCTGTACCCCGGCCAGGACCCGGCCGACGCCGCCCGTCGCTGGCTCGCCTCGGGCCCCGCCCTCGTCCTCGTCACCCGGGGCGGCGACGGCGCCACGGCGATCCTGCCCGGCGGCCAGGTGGACATCGGCGCGCTCCCCGCCGAGGTCGTGGACACGGTGGGCGCGGGGGACGCCTTCATGTCCGGCACCCTCCACGCGCTCGCCGCGCACGGTCTGCTCGGCGCGTCCGGCCGGAAGCGGCTGCGCTCCCCGGAGCGCGGCACGGTGAGCGACGTACTGCGCCACGCGGCGGCCTCGGCGGCGGTGACGGTCGCCCGGGCCGGCGCGAACCCGCCGGACGAGGCGGAGCTGCGCGGGGCGCTGGGAACGGCCTGA
- a CDS encoding ABC transporter substrate-binding protein, which produces MGPETPRYPVPPISGPARSAALLTAALLLLTACGGSPSEQADAPGKADGYPVTLKNCGRTVTVDAPPRRAVSVDQGTTEILLSLGLQDRIAATATWTDPVMKGLEKANAGVKRIADNRPSSEKVLDQEPDFVAADFESTLAKGGVAPREQFEKLGVPTYVAPADCTAKDNTKDGDGVRTGALTMDSVYAEVRDLARVFGVPERGEKLVARLRERIRKAADGIDGSGTSVMYWFANSESPYLAGCCGAPGIMTRELGLKNVFDDTHDEWPQINWETVADRDPDVLVIGDLTRKSQTAESAAGKIAFLESNPVTKKMDAVRHKRYVLLSGQAMNPTIRTVEGVELVAAGLRDFGLAG; this is translated from the coding sequence ATGGGCCCAGAGACGCCGAGGTACCCCGTGCCGCCGATATCCGGCCCCGCCCGTTCCGCCGCCCTGCTCACCGCCGCGCTCCTGCTGCTGACGGCCTGCGGGGGGTCTCCCTCCGAACAGGCCGACGCACCGGGCAAGGCCGACGGCTATCCGGTCACGCTCAAGAACTGCGGGCGCACCGTCACCGTGGACGCCCCGCCCCGGCGCGCGGTCTCCGTCGACCAGGGCACCACGGAGATCCTGCTCTCGCTCGGCCTCCAGGACCGGATCGCGGCCACCGCCACCTGGACCGACCCGGTGATGAAGGGCCTGGAGAAGGCCAACGCCGGCGTGAAGCGCATCGCCGACAACCGGCCCTCCTCCGAGAAGGTCCTCGACCAGGAGCCCGACTTCGTCGCCGCCGACTTCGAGTCGACCCTCGCCAAGGGCGGCGTCGCCCCGCGCGAACAGTTCGAGAAGCTGGGCGTCCCCACCTATGTCGCGCCCGCCGACTGCACCGCCAAGGACAACACCAAGGACGGCGACGGCGTCCGCACCGGCGCCCTCACCATGGACAGCGTCTACGCCGAAGTGCGCGACCTGGCCCGGGTGTTCGGTGTGCCGGAGCGCGGCGAGAAGCTGGTCGCGCGGCTCCGGGAGCGTATCCGGAAGGCCGCCGACGGCATCGACGGATCCGGCACCTCCGTCATGTACTGGTTCGCCAACTCCGAGTCCCCCTATCTGGCGGGCTGCTGCGGGGCGCCGGGCATCATGACCCGGGAGCTGGGCCTCAAGAACGTCTTCGACGACACGCACGACGAGTGGCCCCAGATCAACTGGGAGACCGTCGCCGACCGCGACCCGGACGTCCTCGTCATCGGGGACCTCACCCGCAAGTCGCAGACCGCCGAGAGCGCCGCCGGGAAGATCGCCTTCCTGGAGTCCAACCCCGTCACGAAGAAGATGGACGCCGTGCGCCACAAGCGTTACGTCCTGCTCAGCGGCCAGGCCATGAACCCGACCATCCGCACGGTCGAGGGCGTGGAGCTGGTGGCCGCCGGGCTGCGCGACTTCGGGCTCGCGGGGTGA
- a CDS encoding PRC and DUF2382 domain-containing protein, with translation MGAADGFTDSGELDGLTVYDTEGEKIGNVGRVYVDDNTGRPDWITVKTGLFGMKESFVPLAGARRVGSDLHISHGKDQVKEAPRVDADAHLSVSEEEELYRHYGLTRNTRGNLGDKSGTGAPTTTGTGTMGAAGTGAAAGAGAGAGAGAMGAAGTDRAQTAGTGRHRDTEAAGTGAGRPLAGAGAGTRSGADLGGKEEMIRSEEQLHIGTEEYESGKARLHKYVVTENVTRSVPVSHEEVRVVREPLQPGDRTARAGDLTEQDVEVTLHAERATTRKETVPVERVRMETQRVTEQKEVSAELRKEQIDYADGTTKGEKDMPGKDTGGDMGRGRHR, from the coding sequence ATGGGAGCCGCTGACGGTTTCACGGATTCCGGAGAGCTCGACGGCCTGACGGTGTACGACACCGAGGGCGAGAAGATCGGCAACGTGGGCCGCGTGTATGTCGACGACAACACCGGCCGCCCGGACTGGATCACGGTGAAGACCGGCCTGTTCGGCATGAAGGAGAGTTTCGTGCCTCTCGCCGGAGCCCGTCGAGTGGGCTCCGACCTGCACATCTCCCACGGCAAGGACCAGGTCAAGGAAGCCCCCCGGGTGGACGCGGACGCGCATCTGTCGGTGTCCGAGGAGGAGGAGCTGTACCGCCACTACGGCCTGACCAGGAACACCCGGGGCAACCTGGGCGACAAGTCCGGGACCGGCGCACCGACCACCACGGGCACCGGCACCATGGGCGCGGCCGGCACCGGCGCGGCGGCCGGGGCCGGAGCAGGCGCGGGGGCCGGGGCCATGGGCGCGGCCGGCACGGACCGCGCGCAGACGGCCGGCACCGGCAGGCACCGGGACACCGAGGCGGCGGGCACGGGCGCGGGACGCCCGCTGGCCGGAGCCGGCGCGGGTACCCGGTCCGGGGCCGACCTGGGCGGCAAGGAGGAGATGATCCGCTCCGAGGAGCAGCTGCACATCGGCACCGAGGAGTACGAGAGCGGCAAGGCCCGCCTCCACAAGTACGTCGTCACCGAGAACGTCACGCGCAGCGTGCCGGTCTCGCACGAGGAGGTACGGGTGGTCCGCGAGCCGCTTCAGCCGGGCGACAGGACGGCGCGCGCGGGCGATCTGACGGAGCAGGACGTGGAGGTCACCCTGCACGCGGAACGCGCCACGACGCGCAAGGAGACCGTCCCGGTCGAGCGCGTCCGGATGGAAACCCAGAGGGTGACCGAGCAGAAGGAGGTCTCCGCCGAGCTGCGCAAGGAGCAGATCGACTACGCGGACGGCACCACCAAGGGCGAAAAGGACATGCCCGGCAAGGACACCGGCGGCGACATGGGCCGAGGACGTCACCGCTGA
- a CDS encoding beta-ketoacyl-[acyl-carrier-protein] synthase family protein codes for MRTPAVAVTGLGMITPVGNDTESTWDGVCAAVSPARTVPALAGCAIDFACVVDGIDLDAEIGRRTAFRMGRYVKFAVLAAREAVADAGLDPAGWDGSRVAVVVGTSSGGSAHLTDQALVLERKGPEATSPAGVLLTIPNMPAAEIAIEMRATGPSMAPCTACSSGVTALSVARDLLATGQCDVAIAGATESTVFPIAMTGFARSGAAARADGDLSRLSRPFAADRAGLVMGEGAAVMVLERVADAEARGAEPRALLAGTGATTDAHHPTSPHPDGRIARAAVEAALRDAGWRADEVEHVNAHGTATVRNDAAEAALISRVYPHRPPVTAPKGVLGHCMGAAGAIEAGLTVLTLQRGVVPPVANLDAPAPGFDIDCVTKVPLVRPVRRAVSHSFGFGGHNAVVALQRP; via the coding sequence ATGAGGACACCGGCCGTCGCCGTCACCGGGCTCGGCATGATCACCCCGGTCGGCAACGACACCGAGTCCACCTGGGACGGGGTGTGCGCCGCGGTGAGCCCGGCCCGCACCGTCCCCGCGCTCGCCGGGTGCGCGATCGACTTCGCCTGCGTGGTCGACGGCATCGACCTGGACGCCGAGATCGGCCGCCGTACCGCCTTCCGGATGGGCCGGTACGTCAAGTTCGCGGTCCTGGCCGCCCGGGAGGCCGTCGCCGACGCCGGGCTCGACCCGGCCGGCTGGGACGGCAGCCGGGTCGCGGTCGTCGTCGGCACCAGCAGCGGGGGCTCGGCGCACCTCACCGACCAGGCGCTGGTCCTGGAGCGGAAGGGCCCGGAGGCGACCTCGCCGGCCGGGGTCCTGCTGACCATCCCCAACATGCCCGCCGCCGAGATCGCGATCGAGATGCGGGCCACCGGCCCCAGCATGGCCCCGTGCACGGCCTGTTCGTCCGGTGTCACCGCGCTGTCCGTCGCCCGTGACCTCCTGGCGACCGGGCAGTGCGACGTGGCCATCGCGGGGGCGACCGAGTCGACCGTCTTCCCGATCGCCATGACCGGCTTCGCCCGGTCGGGGGCCGCCGCCCGCGCGGACGGCGACCTGTCCCGGCTCAGCCGGCCCTTCGCCGCCGACCGGGCCGGACTCGTCATGGGCGAGGGCGCCGCGGTCATGGTGCTGGAACGCGTGGCGGACGCGGAGGCCAGGGGCGCCGAGCCCCGGGCCCTGCTCGCCGGCACCGGGGCCACCACGGACGCCCACCACCCCACCAGCCCGCACCCCGACGGCCGGATCGCCCGGGCCGCCGTCGAGGCCGCCCTGCGCGACGCGGGCTGGCGGGCCGACGAGGTGGAGCACGTCAACGCGCACGGCACCGCGACCGTACGCAACGACGCCGCCGAGGCCGCGCTGATCAGCCGGGTGTACCCGCACCGGCCACCCGTCACCGCCCCCAAGGGCGTGCTCGGGCACTGCATGGGCGCGGCCGGGGCGATCGAGGCGGGGCTGACGGTCCTCACCCTCCAGCGCGGGGTCGTCCCGCCGGTCGCCAACCTGGACGCGCCCGCGCCCGGGTTCGACATCGACTGCGTCACCAAGGTGCCGTTGGTGCGGCCGGTCCGCCGGGCCGTCAGCCACTCCTTCGGCTTCGGCGGGCACAACGCGGTGGTGGCCCTGCAACGTCCATGA
- a CDS encoding FecCD family ABC transporter permease yields the protein MPEKAPPGKAPHTARPRARALRGGLLWTGGVVLLTLSVAVAVTIGPARISVVDVWSAVAAHLGVGEARLSPIRDGIIWNLRMPRTLLAAVCGAGLAVCGTVMQSLLRNPLADPFVLGVSSGASTGAVLVVVLGVGGGAVTLPAGAFIGALCSFALVMLLSHTLGGSTDRVVLSGVAAMQLFSALTSFVVMTAADAEQTRGVLFWLLGSLGGVGWTDVWVCSAVLAVSLVVCLGHARTLDAFAFGQDAAAALGVNVARVRTVLLCTTALLTAALVSSAGAIGFVGLVLPHAARALTGSGHRRLLPVTALAGAVFLVWVDTLARTVLDPQEVPVGVVTALIGVPAFVAVLYRTRRPA from the coding sequence CTGCCCGAAAAGGCCCCGCCCGGTAAGGCCCCGCACACCGCACGCCCCCGCGCCCGCGCACTGCGCGGCGGCCTCCTGTGGACCGGCGGCGTCGTGCTGCTCACCCTGTCCGTCGCGGTCGCCGTCACCATCGGACCGGCCCGGATCTCCGTCGTGGACGTCTGGTCCGCCGTCGCCGCGCACCTCGGTGTGGGCGAGGCCCGGCTCAGCCCGATCCGCGACGGCATCATCTGGAACCTGCGCATGCCGCGTACGCTGCTCGCCGCCGTCTGCGGGGCGGGCCTCGCGGTCTGCGGGACCGTCATGCAGTCCCTGCTGCGCAACCCGCTGGCCGACCCGTTCGTCCTCGGCGTCTCCTCCGGCGCGTCCACCGGCGCGGTCCTGGTCGTCGTGCTCGGCGTCGGCGGGGGAGCGGTGACGCTGCCGGCGGGGGCGTTCATCGGGGCGCTCTGCTCCTTCGCCCTGGTGATGCTGCTCAGCCACACCCTGGGCGGCTCCACCGACCGGGTCGTCCTCTCCGGCGTCGCCGCCATGCAGCTGTTCTCGGCGCTGACCTCGTTCGTCGTCATGACCGCCGCCGACGCCGAGCAGACCCGGGGCGTGCTGTTCTGGCTGCTCGGCTCGCTCGGCGGGGTCGGCTGGACCGACGTCTGGGTCTGCTCCGCCGTCCTCGCCGTCAGCCTGGTCGTCTGCCTGGGCCACGCCCGTACGCTCGACGCCTTCGCCTTCGGGCAGGACGCGGCCGCCGCCCTCGGGGTGAACGTCGCCCGCGTGCGGACCGTCCTGCTCTGCACGACCGCGCTGCTCACCGCCGCGCTCGTCAGCTCGGCCGGGGCCATCGGCTTCGTCGGGCTGGTCCTGCCGCACGCCGCCCGCGCCCTCACCGGCTCGGGCCACCGCAGACTGCTGCCGGTCACCGCGCTCGCCGGGGCCGTCTTCCTCGTCTGGGTCGACACGCTCGCCCGGACCGTCCTCGACCCCCAGGAGGTCCCGGTGGGCGTCGTCACCGCTCTGATCGGCGTGCCCGCCTTCGTCGCCGTCCTCTACCGCACCAGGCGGCCCGCGTGA
- a CDS encoding beta-ketoacyl-[acyl-carrier-protein] synthase family protein: MVRDTGTATVVTGLGLVTPAGDDERAFWAGLCAGRSTARRCEELAGLPADFACRADRTDLDEAIGGRAGWRMARFAKMALVAARRAVDDAGLRPDRWDGGRVGVVLGVGVGGVSTLVDNVRRFDGGGAQAVSPLLAPMMMPNAAAGEIAIDLGAHGPSLAPATACASGATALATAHDLLATGRCDLVVAGGAESVLTPLVAAAFGQLGALSTRTGDPAAASRPFAPDRDGFVLGEGAGVLVLERGAHAAARGARLRAVLAGTGAATDAHHPTAPDPGGHGARRAVEAALDAAGWAAHEVGHVNAHGTSTPLNDAMEAELIAGLFPHRPPVTAPKGVLGHTLAAAGAIEAAATVLTLEHGVVPPVANLDAPPADWDIDCVTKQPRRLRVDRAVSHSFGFGGHNVALCFERVRPSGR, translated from the coding sequence ATGGTGCGGGACACGGGGACGGCGACCGTGGTGACGGGGCTGGGGCTGGTCACCCCCGCGGGCGACGACGAGCGCGCCTTCTGGGCCGGGCTGTGCGCGGGGCGGTCCACGGCCCGGCGCTGCGAGGAACTGGCCGGGCTGCCCGCCGACTTCGCCTGCCGGGCCGACCGGACCGATCTGGACGAGGCCATCGGGGGCCGGGCCGGCTGGCGGATGGCGCGGTTCGCGAAGATGGCCCTGGTCGCGGCGCGCCGGGCCGTCGACGACGCCGGACTGCGCCCGGACCGCTGGGACGGCGGCCGGGTGGGCGTCGTGCTCGGCGTCGGCGTCGGCGGGGTCTCCACCCTCGTGGACAACGTCCGCCGGTTCGACGGCGGCGGCGCGCAGGCCGTCTCGCCGCTCCTCGCGCCGATGATGATGCCCAACGCGGCGGCCGGCGAGATCGCCATCGACCTGGGCGCCCACGGCCCCAGCCTGGCCCCGGCCACCGCCTGCGCCTCGGGCGCCACCGCCCTCGCCACCGCGCACGACCTCCTGGCCACCGGCCGCTGCGACCTCGTCGTCGCGGGCGGCGCGGAATCCGTCCTGACGCCCCTGGTGGCCGCCGCCTTCGGCCAGCTGGGCGCGCTCTCCACGCGCACCGGCGACCCGGCCGCCGCGTCCCGCCCCTTCGCGCCCGACCGTGACGGCTTCGTCCTCGGCGAGGGCGCCGGCGTGCTCGTCCTGGAGCGGGGCGCGCACGCGGCGGCCCGGGGCGCCCGGCTACGGGCCGTGCTCGCCGGGACCGGGGCCGCCACGGACGCCCACCACCCCACCGCGCCCGACCCCGGCGGCCACGGCGCCCGGCGCGCCGTCGAAGCCGCCCTGGACGCGGCGGGCTGGGCCGCCCACGAGGTCGGCCACGTCAACGCGCACGGCACCTCGACCCCGCTGAACGACGCGATGGAGGCCGAGCTGATCGCCGGCCTCTTCCCGCACCGGCCCCCGGTCACCGCCCCGAAGGGGGTCCTCGGGCACACGCTCGCCGCCGCCGGCGCGATCGAGGCCGCCGCCACCGTGCTCACCCTCGAACACGGGGTCGTCCCGCCGGTCGCCAACCTGGACGCGCCGCCCGCCGACTGGGACATCGACTGCGTCACCAAGCAGCCGCGCCGCCTGCGCGTCGACCGGGCCGTCAGCCACTCCTTCGGCTTCGGCGGGCACAACGTCGCCCTCTGCTTCGAACGGGTTCGCCCCTCCGGCCGGTGA
- a CDS encoding acyl-CoA dehydrogenase, with the protein MTTTLTGADPLARPLTSVLLGADARREHGFWRRLVATEPFRLPPGPAAGGTPDERLARAYARLRTLNDSLDSAARPASDFRALAALHEWLAPVDPALATIAGIHYNLFLGSLLDHIADSPRDLSDFLALRRTGTFLCTEVAHGNDAAAVETTASHDPVRDGFVLHTPHCGAQKFMPNTGQPGGPKSGLVAARLLAGGADRGVFLFLVPLTDATGPLPGVRVRRLPARMGSPVDHSLTSFDQVFVGREALLTGPQGRIDADGEFRSAIEGRRRRFLASIARVVTGRISMSASAVGSARATLAVAVRYGGHRQVSAVRGARLPVLAYRTHHGPLAEAMATVFAMSLLHRRVLDRWEAAQAGPEAGREAAERLVDIAKGWITWQARAVIVESRERCGAQGLLENNGMAALVTGVEGAITAEGDNLAVHARAAAALLADRPAYEPAAPAHGDLTDLRFLVRLLGCAEELWFARAGARAADAAHGDPLGRWNAAAGPALRGVEAHACRQAAEAYAEAVEALPPGADRDRLVELARLFALGRVARDSGDLLAAGHLSAGRAEALTDHTERLIAAVAPHLPELADSFALPDELLADWPITGPGYAEAYDDPEAHWHAEAGR; encoded by the coding sequence ATGACCACCACGCTCACCGGCGCCGATCCTCTCGCACGCCCGCTCACCTCCGTACTCCTCGGCGCCGACGCCCGCCGCGAGCACGGCTTCTGGCGGCGGCTCGTCGCCACCGAACCGTTCCGGCTGCCGCCCGGTCCCGCCGCCGGCGGCACCCCGGACGAACGGCTCGCCCGCGCGTACGCACGACTGCGCACCCTCAACGACTCCCTGGACAGCGCCGCCCGCCCGGCCTCCGACTTCCGGGCGCTGGCGGCCCTGCACGAATGGCTGGCCCCGGTCGACCCGGCGCTCGCCACCATCGCGGGCATCCACTACAACCTCTTCCTCGGCAGCCTCCTGGACCACATCGCCGACAGCCCCCGCGACCTGTCGGACTTCCTGGCGCTGCGGCGTACCGGAACCTTCCTGTGTACGGAGGTGGCGCACGGCAACGACGCGGCGGCCGTCGAGACGACCGCCTCCCACGACCCCGTACGCGACGGGTTCGTGCTGCACACCCCGCACTGCGGGGCGCAGAAGTTCATGCCCAACACGGGGCAGCCGGGCGGCCCCAAGTCGGGGCTCGTCGCCGCGCGGCTGCTGGCCGGCGGGGCCGACCGGGGGGTGTTCCTGTTCCTGGTGCCGCTCACCGACGCCACCGGTCCGCTGCCGGGCGTACGGGTGCGCAGGCTGCCGGCCCGCATGGGCAGCCCCGTCGACCACAGCCTGACCTCGTTCGACCAGGTCTTCGTGGGACGCGAGGCGCTGCTGACGGGCCCGCAGGGGCGGATCGACGCCGACGGCGAGTTCCGCAGCGCCATCGAGGGCCGCCGGCGCCGCTTCCTCGCCTCCATCGCCCGGGTCGTCACCGGCAGGATCTCCATGTCCGCCAGCGCCGTCGGCTCCGCGCGCGCCACGCTGGCCGTCGCGGTGCGGTACGGCGGACACCGCCAGGTCTCCGCCGTACGCGGGGCACGGCTGCCCGTGCTCGCGTACCGCACCCACCACGGGCCGCTCGCCGAAGCCATGGCCACCGTCTTCGCCATGAGCCTGCTGCACCGCCGCGTCCTGGACCGCTGGGAGGCGGCCCAGGCGGGGCCCGAGGCCGGGCGGGAGGCGGCCGAGCGCCTCGTGGACATCGCCAAGGGCTGGATCACCTGGCAGGCCAGGGCCGTGATCGTGGAATCCCGGGAACGCTGCGGCGCCCAGGGCCTCCTGGAGAACAACGGGATGGCCGCGCTCGTCACCGGCGTCGAGGGCGCCATCACCGCCGAGGGCGACAACCTCGCCGTCCACGCCAGGGCCGCCGCCGCCCTGCTCGCCGACCGCCCCGCGTACGAGCCCGCCGCCCCGGCCCACGGCGACCTCACCGACCTCCGGTTCCTGGTCCGCCTCCTGGGGTGCGCCGAGGAGCTGTGGTTCGCGCGCGCCGGGGCCCGGGCGGCCGACGCCGCGCACGGCGACCCGCTGGGCCGCTGGAACGCGGCGGCGGGCCCGGCGCTGCGCGGGGTCGAGGCGCACGCCTGCCGGCAGGCGGCCGAGGCGTACGCGGAGGCGGTCGAGGCGCTGCCGCCCGGGGCGGACCGGGACCGGCTCGTCGAGCTGGCCCGGCTGTTCGCCCTGGGCCGGGTCGCCCGCGACAGCGGCGACCTGCTCGCGGCCGGCCACCTGAGCGCAGGTCGGGCGGAGGCGCTGACGGACCACACGGAACGGCTCATCGCGGCGGTCGCCCCCCACCTCCCGGAGCTGGCCGACTCCTTCGCCCTCCCCGACGAGCTGCTCGCCGACTGGCCGATCACGGGCCCCGGTTACGCCGAGGCGTACGACGATCCGGAGGCCCACTGGCACGCGGAGGCGGGGCGATGA